The Rhodoflexus caldus genome includes a window with the following:
- a CDS encoding glycosyltransferase, protein MVRPKVLMLGWEFAPAISGGLGLATYQLAKAISKYADLTVIVPYLPEQAAMPDGFETLAINRMATDETIATNLPGKATAYGAFAEVMLITTELSPYPVPVRRTVMVETDDSPELLAPQETPQLAENEAANDKMSARQIRTLFASGEAYGDNTMEKVLTFTQTVLQLVEGRTFDVIHTHDWLTMQAGVALKHKLGIPLVAHIHSLETDRYGPAACHTENAIYKIEYIGMTEADLVIPVSHYTKNRIAEYYPNIDGSKVHVVYNAINPDEGLLGHAIAPPEIAPEAPKRKMVLFVGRVTYQKGPDFLLETAEKIIAQDPEVIFVVVGTGDLSNWLASEVVNRGIGANFILAGFLSPDRVAALMRTASVYFMPSASEPFGLSALEAGLAGVPTVISAQSGVAEVLDFVLKADYWDTDRFAHYILALLNNPALAQVLSEENRRTIGKMSWDDAAMQVMALYRYLLKKKAD, encoded by the coding sequence GTGGTGCGACCAAAGGTATTGATGCTCGGCTGGGAATTTGCGCCGGCTATTTCAGGAGGGCTGGGGCTGGCTACCTATCAGTTGGCAAAAGCTATCAGCAAATATGCAGACCTGACTGTGATAGTGCCTTATCTGCCCGAACAGGCAGCAATGCCCGATGGCTTTGAAACACTTGCCATTAATCGCATGGCAACAGATGAAACCATTGCAACAAACTTGCCCGGCAAGGCGACCGCCTATGGTGCTTTTGCAGAAGTTATGCTCATCACCACCGAACTCAGCCCCTACCCCGTGCCCGTGAGGCGTACGGTGATGGTAGAAACCGATGACTCCCCCGAACTGCTCGCGCCCCAAGAAACGCCTCAACTTGCCGAAAATGAGGCGGCAAACGATAAAATGAGCGCTCGGCAAATCCGTACCCTGTTTGCTTCGGGCGAAGCCTACGGCGACAATACGATGGAAAAAGTCCTTACCTTCACACAAACCGTGTTGCAATTAGTGGAAGGCAGAACTTTTGACGTCATCCATACACACGACTGGCTGACCATGCAAGCCGGCGTAGCATTGAAACACAAGTTGGGTATCCCGCTGGTTGCCCATATCCATTCGCTGGAAACCGACCGCTACGGCCCGGCAGCCTGCCACACGGAAAATGCCATTTACAAGATTGAATACATCGGTATGACAGAGGCCGATTTGGTCATTCCTGTCAGCCATTATACCAAAAACCGCATCGCTGAGTACTACCCGAATATAGACGGCAGCAAGGTGCATGTGGTTTACAATGCGATTAATCCCGATGAGGGCTTATTAGGGCATGCCATTGCTCCCCCCGAAATAGCGCCCGAAGCTCCCAAGCGCAAAATGGTGCTGTTCGTAGGCAGAGTAACTTATCAGAAAGGGCCTGATTTCCTGCTGGAAACTGCCGAAAAAATCATCGCACAAGACCCCGAAGTAATTTTTGTAGTAGTAGGCACGGGCGATTTGTCAAATTGGCTGGCCTCGGAAGTGGTCAATCGGGGTATCGGTGCCAATTTCATTTTGGCGGGCTTTCTAAGCCCCGACCGAGTGGCGGCGCTGATGCGCACGGCAAGCGTTTACTTTATGCCTTCTGCCTCCGAACCTTTCGGGCTTTCTGCGCTAGAAGCAGGTCTGGCCGGAGTACCTACGGTTATTTCCGCACAGTCGGGGGTTGCCGAGGTGCTGGACTTTGTGCTCAAAGCCGACTACTGGGATACCGACCGTTTCGCACATTACATCCTTGCCTTGCTGAACAATCCGGCACTGGCACAGGTACTTTCCGAGGAAAACCGCCGCACCATCGGTAAAATGAGTTGGGACGATGCGGCGATGCAAGTAATGGCACTGTATCGCTATTTACTCAAAAAAAAGGCTGATTAA
- a CDS encoding class I SAM-dependent methyltransferase: protein MNDANIDFYRRIGANKLREMAALQGLSQGPEIPLLMPYIQNADLLIEIGAGYGRIVKALKANGFQGRIVAQERCPELCRVLREDCGDEAEIFEADIKRRQYSQSPDALLWMWSGILEFTPQEQQAVINQLFHHLNPGGILVIEIPREIRYVGKPVDERKIVVDTEWGRIDAYLPSEEELLTYGKNAGFNHLQTIHYQTDSGLKRSMYIFGKN from the coding sequence ATGAATGATGCAAATATAGATTTTTATCGGCGGATAGGCGCAAACAAGTTACGTGAAATGGCCGCTTTGCAAGGCCTTTCACAGGGGCCTGAAATACCGCTGTTGATGCCGTATATACAAAATGCCGACCTGCTGATTGAAATTGGTGCAGGCTACGGAAGAATAGTGAAAGCCCTGAAAGCCAATGGTTTTCAGGGGCGGATTGTTGCACAAGAACGTTGCCCCGAGTTGTGCCGCGTGCTGCGGGAAGATTGTGGCGACGAGGCCGAAATATTTGAAGCCGACATTAAGCGCAGGCAATACTCGCAAAGTCCCGATGCGTTGTTGTGGATGTGGTCGGGTATTTTGGAGTTTACGCCTCAGGAACAGCAGGCAGTTATCAACCAACTTTTTCATCACCTGAACCCGGGCGGCATATTGGTAATTGAAATTCCGCGCGAGATACGCTACGTAGGCAAACCCGTAGATGAGCGCAAAATTGTGGTTGATACCGAATGGGGGAGAATAGATGCTTATCTGCCTTCAGAGGAGGAGCTGCTTACCTATGGCAAAAATGCAGGTTTTAACCACCTGCAAACCATTCACTACCAAACCGATAGCGGATTGAAGCGCAGTATGTACATTTTCGGAAAAAATTAA
- a CDS encoding alkaline phosphatase D family protein yields the protein MKHLFSALFACLLLNAVAFAQNVTLLKSGPMVGYSAMNETALWVQTTAPATVYFEYWDKAAPQKRYRTESYTTKKSEAYTAKLIADELQPGKKYAYELFINGKKVPRDYPLEFQSQVLWQYRTDPPAFKFALGSCNHINDSINDRPGRGYGNNYGIFTKIYEQKPDFMMWGGDNVYLREPDFDSRTGILYRNTHTRSNKEMQPLLGSVHHYAIWDDHEFGPNDSDGSYVLKQYTEEAFKLFWANPNYGPGTGGKGISGSFRWSDAEFFLLDNRYFRTANDNHIMPRQMLGDEQINWLINALIASNATFKFVVIGCQVLNPAQVFENYATYPEERARLLQAIRDARINGVFFISGDRHHTELTMLKENDRMSALYDLTVSPLTAGPSTNVADINPLRVPGTMVNDRNFATIEITGPRTDRKMTIRVFDHSGKEQWTKDITAKEISYTR from the coding sequence ATGAAACATTTATTTTCCGCACTGTTTGCCTGTCTGCTACTGAACGCTGTCGCCTTCGCACAGAATGTTACTTTGTTAAAGTCAGGCCCTATGGTGGGCTACTCGGCCATGAACGAAACGGCCTTGTGGGTACAAACTACCGCACCTGCTACCGTTTATTTTGAGTATTGGGACAAAGCTGCCCCTCAGAAACGCTACCGCACCGAAAGCTACACCACCAAAAAATCGGAAGCCTACACGGCCAAACTCATTGCCGATGAGTTGCAACCGGGCAAAAAATACGCCTACGAACTGTTCATCAACGGCAAAAAAGTGCCACGCGACTATCCGCTGGAGTTTCAGAGTCAGGTTTTGTGGCAATATCGCACCGACCCTCCCGCTTTCAAGTTTGCGCTGGGCAGTTGCAACCATATCAATGACTCCATCAACGACCGCCCGGGCAGAGGCTATGGCAATAATTACGGCATATTTACCAAAATTTATGAGCAAAAGCCCGATTTTATGATGTGGGGCGGCGATAACGTGTACTTGCGCGAACCCGATTTTGATTCAAGAACAGGCATATTGTACCGCAATACGCACACGCGCTCCAACAAAGAAATGCAACCGCTGTTAGGTTCGGTACACCACTATGCCATCTGGGACGACCACGAATTTGGCCCGAACGATTCCGATGGAAGTTATGTGTTGAAACAATACACCGAAGAGGCTTTCAAACTGTTTTGGGCAAACCCTAACTACGGCCCCGGCACAGGCGGCAAAGGTATCAGCGGCTCCTTCCGTTGGTCTGATGCAGAGTTTTTCCTTTTAGACAACCGCTATTTCCGCACCGCAAACGACAACCACATTATGCCGCGCCAAATGCTGGGCGATGAACAAATCAACTGGCTGATTAATGCGCTGATTGCCAGCAACGCTACTTTTAAATTTGTAGTTATCGGTTGTCAGGTGCTGAATCCGGCACAAGTGTTTGAAAATTACGCCACCTATCCCGAAGAGCGCGCCCGCTTGCTGCAAGCCATTCGCGATGCCCGCATCAATGGCGTATTCTTCATCAGCGGCGACCGCCACCACACCGAGCTGACCATGCTCAAAGAAAACGACCGCATGTCGGCACTCTACGACCTGACCGTTTCGCCGCTGACTGCCGGCCCTTCAACCAACGTGGCCGACATTAACCCGCTGCGCGTACCGGGTACGATGGTGAATGACCGCAATTTTGCCACCATAGAAATTACAGGGCCACGCACCGACCGCAAAATGACTATCCGAGTGTTTGACCACAGCGGCAAAGAGCAGTGGACAAAAGACATTACAGCGAAAGAAATCAGCTATACCCGATGA
- a CDS encoding YicC/YloC family endoribonuclease: MIKSMTGYGAIQTDNDQHSLTVEVKSLNSKSLDLFTKIGHIFSDKEIEVRNYIAQQLERGKISVVVNYTRKTEAEGRVKINRLLVAQYYRDLKETAELLGADSPDLLRLALAMPDAYEQANPTPASESEWQAVWEGISQATALCDAFRAKEGKALEEMLKGSIATIRSQLATIDAEDPKRMAHIREKIRQQVSELIEKNAFDENRFEQELLFYAEKLDIAEERVRLKSHLDYFLEVMDEPVSNGKKLNFIAQEMGREINTIGSKANDAALQRLVVVMKEELEKIKEQLNNVL, encoded by the coding sequence ATGATTAAATCCATGACCGGCTACGGTGCCATACAAACCGACAACGACCAACACAGCCTGACAGTAGAAGTAAAATCGCTGAATTCCAAAAGTTTAGACCTTTTTACAAAAATCGGCCACATTTTTTCCGATAAAGAAATTGAGGTTCGCAACTACATCGCTCAACAGTTGGAGCGCGGAAAAATCAGCGTGGTGGTTAATTACACACGCAAAACCGAGGCTGAAGGGCGTGTCAAAATCAACCGTTTGCTGGTAGCACAATACTACCGCGACCTGAAAGAAACGGCCGAGCTGCTGGGAGCAGACAGCCCCGATTTACTGCGGTTGGCGCTCGCCATGCCCGATGCCTACGAACAGGCTAACCCCACACCTGCTTCCGAAAGCGAATGGCAAGCGGTTTGGGAAGGCATCAGCCAAGCAACCGCCCTGTGCGATGCCTTTCGCGCAAAGGAAGGGAAGGCACTGGAAGAAATGCTGAAAGGCAGTATAGCGACCATTCGCAGCCAGTTGGCAACCATTGATGCGGAAGACCCTAAGCGCATGGCACACATCCGCGAAAAAATCAGGCAACAGGTCAGCGAATTGATTGAAAAAAATGCGTTTGATGAAAACCGCTTTGAGCAGGAATTACTTTTTTATGCTGAAAAATTGGACATCGCCGAGGAGAGAGTGCGCCTGAAAAGCCATCTGGATTATTTCTTGGAGGTGATGGATGAGCCCGTTTCCAACGGCAAAAAACTCAATTTTATTGCACAAGAAATGGGGCGGGAAATCAACACCATCGGTTCTAAGGCAAATGACGCGGCTTTACAACGGTTAGTGGTTGTGATGAAAGAAGAACTCGAGAAAATCAAAGAGCAACTCAACAATGTGCTTTAA
- the dinB gene encoding DNA polymerase IV, giving the protein MTDTRHTSRCIVHFDLDSFFVSVERLKNPALVGKPVIIGSKEGRGVVSSCSYEARQYGVHSAMPGVQAYRLCPQGIFVRGSMSDYGHYSRMVRDIIAAEAPVFEQASIDEFYLDLSGMERFFHPVEWTQRLRQRIIRETGLPISCGMASSKTVAKVATGQAKPNGEKFIPMGEEKSFLAPLPIDKLPFLGGKTGEQLRKMGYHYLRDIQQAAPEHLQQLLGKHGQSVWERANGICHSQVAAYDERKSISKEHTFEEDHTDLRLIDTMLKGMAEKLAFKLRRAKLMTGCVAVKIRYPGFDTHTKQVTIPYTTDDFRLMTVATELFRQLYNGKPVRLIGLRFSNLMEGNLQTNLFEDNIKNSKLYAALDRIKEKHGQAAVNRASGWMRQTPESSTPNFFQVSDEDSSIE; this is encoded by the coding sequence ATGACAGACACGCGCCATACTTCCCGCTGTATTGTCCACTTTGATTTAGACTCCTTTTTCGTGTCGGTTGAGCGGCTGAAAAATCCTGCACTTGTGGGAAAACCTGTTATCATCGGCAGCAAGGAGGGGCGTGGTGTGGTTTCTTCGTGCAGCTACGAAGCGCGGCAATACGGCGTACACTCGGCAATGCCCGGGGTGCAGGCCTACCGCCTTTGTCCGCAAGGTATCTTTGTCCGCGGCAGTATGAGCGATTACGGCCATTACTCGCGCATGGTGCGAGATATCATTGCTGCCGAAGCACCCGTTTTTGAACAGGCTTCCATTGACGAGTTTTACCTCGATTTGAGCGGCATGGAGCGATTTTTCCACCCCGTGGAATGGACGCAACGGCTGCGGCAGCGCATCATCCGCGAAACAGGGCTGCCAATTTCCTGCGGCATGGCAAGCAGCAAAACGGTGGCAAAAGTTGCTACGGGACAGGCAAAACCTAACGGCGAAAAATTTATTCCTATGGGCGAGGAAAAGAGTTTCCTTGCTCCGCTGCCGATAGACAAACTGCCTTTTTTGGGTGGAAAAACAGGCGAGCAACTGCGCAAGATGGGGTATCACTACCTGCGCGACATCCAGCAGGCAGCCCCCGAACACTTGCAGCAACTTTTGGGTAAACACGGGCAATCTGTTTGGGAGCGTGCCAACGGCATTTGCCACAGCCAAGTGGCCGCCTACGACGAGCGCAAATCCATTTCCAAAGAGCACACTTTTGAGGAAGACCACACCGACCTGCGGCTGATAGATACGATGTTAAAGGGCATGGCAGAAAAACTGGCCTTCAAACTGCGGCGGGCAAAACTGATGACGGGCTGTGTAGCGGTCAAAATCCGTTACCCGGGCTTTGACACGCACACCAAGCAGGTAACTATTCCTTACACAACCGATGATTTTCGCCTGATGACAGTTGCCACAGAACTGTTCCGGCAGTTGTACAACGGCAAACCCGTTCGGCTGATTGGCTTGCGATTCAGCAACTTGATGGAGGGCAACCTGCAAACCAATTTGTTTGAGGACAATATCAAGAACAGCAAACTGTATGCGGCGCTTGACCGCATCAAAGAGAAGCACGGGCAGGCGGCGGTTAATCGTGCTTCGGGCTGGATGCGCCAAACCCCCGAAAGCAGCACGCCCAACTTCTTTCAAGTTTCGGACGAAGATTCATCAATAGAGTAG
- a CDS encoding PIG-L deacetylase family protein, whose product MAEFSFYSHMRMFLKVIVILLLSVAALLSFFVLYFRYQLQKHRQPVPIYQAFPLPDAARTVMIVFAHPDDEIAIAGTLAQMKQQRNLQIVGIYLTAGEAGKTGGLVPKEKLAETRTKELQQAGEILGFRQLEMLGFPDSGLKNTSPDTVKAALLAAIERYRPEVIISFDDKVGLYGHPDHLHTGRWVLELCRQRADSANFPVQQLYCPALTDGMIELAMTISQTFKRNYPQDPAKGLPPPDFGIHISQQGEEKLRAIQAHRTQKHIFDDVFPFHDRISPRWYFRLFGEEYYALIWKK is encoded by the coding sequence TTGGCAGAGTTTTCTTTTTACAGCCATATGCGGATGTTCCTGAAAGTCATTGTCATACTCCTGCTGTCGGTGGCGGCATTGCTGAGTTTTTTTGTGCTGTATTTTCGCTATCAGTTGCAAAAGCATCGGCAGCCCGTACCCATTTATCAGGCATTTCCCTTACCTGATGCGGCACGCACGGTTATGATTGTATTTGCGCATCCCGATGATGAAATAGCCATTGCCGGAACGCTTGCCCAAATGAAGCAACAACGCAATTTGCAGATAGTAGGCATTTACCTCACTGCCGGTGAGGCAGGCAAAACGGGGGGACTTGTTCCCAAAGAAAAATTGGCAGAAACCCGCACCAAGGAACTGCAACAGGCAGGGGAAATCCTTGGCTTTCGGCAGCTCGAAATGCTGGGATTCCCCGATAGCGGTTTGAAAAACACTTCGCCCGATACGGTAAAAGCCGCCCTGCTGGCTGCGATTGAACGCTATCGGCCGGAGGTCATCATTTCTTTTGATGACAAAGTGGGGCTGTATGGCCACCCCGACCACCTGCATACAGGCCGATGGGTGTTGGAGTTGTGCCGCCAACGAGCCGACTCCGCAAACTTTCCCGTGCAGCAACTGTACTGCCCTGCGCTGACCGATGGCATGATTGAACTTGCAATGACTATTTCGCAAACTTTCAAACGAAATTATCCGCAAGACCCGGCCAAAGGACTTCCGCCCCCCGATTTTGGCATCCATATCAGCCAACAGGGCGAGGAGAAATTACGGGCGATTCAGGCGCACCGCACCCAGAAGCACATCTTTGATGATGTTTTTCCTTTTCACGACCGCATCAGTCCGCGGTGGTACTTCCGACTGTTTGGTGAGGAATACTATGCACTCATCTGGAAAAAATGA
- a CDS encoding pyruvate dehydrogenase complex E1 component subunit beta — MRVIQFREALREAMSEEMRRDPRVFLMGEEVAEYNGAYKVSQGMLDEFGPERVIDTPIAELGFAGIGVGAAINGLRPIVEFMTFNFSLVAIDQVVNSAAKILPMSAGQYGCPIVFRGPTGNAGQLGAQHSQNFENWYANTPGLKVVVPSNPYDAKGLLKSAIRDDDPVIFMESELMYGDKGEVPESEYLIPIGQAKVVREGSDVTLVSFGKMMKVALNAADEAAKEGISAEVIDLRTVRPIDYATVVNSVKKTNRLVIVEEAWPLASISTDVGFQVQRMAFDYLDAPVLRVNSMDVPLSYAPTLIEAVLPNVKRTMQAIKSVLYRN, encoded by the coding sequence ATGAGAGTAATTCAGTTCAGAGAAGCGCTCAGGGAAGCTATGTCGGAAGAGATGCGCCGCGACCCGCGCGTATTTCTCATGGGTGAAGAAGTGGCCGAATACAATGGCGCATATAAAGTAAGTCAAGGCATGCTCGATGAGTTCGGACCTGAACGAGTGATAGATACCCCTATTGCCGAGCTCGGATTTGCAGGCATTGGCGTAGGTGCGGCCATCAACGGTCTACGACCCATCGTAGAGTTTATGACTTTCAACTTTTCGCTGGTAGCGATTGACCAAGTAGTGAACTCGGCGGCTAAAATTTTGCCTATGTCGGCCGGTCAATACGGCTGCCCCATCGTTTTCAGAGGCCCTACGGGCAATGCAGGGCAATTGGGTGCACAGCACTCCCAAAACTTTGAAAACTGGTATGCCAACACACCGGGGCTGAAAGTAGTTGTTCCGTCTAACCCTTACGATGCCAAAGGTTTGCTGAAATCGGCCATTCGCGATGACGACCCCGTGATATTCATGGAGTCGGAACTCATGTACGGCGATAAAGGCGAAGTGCCTGAAAGTGAGTATCTTATACCGATAGGGCAAGCCAAAGTAGTGCGTGAAGGCAGCGATGTTACGCTCGTTTCATTCGGTAAAATGATGAAAGTAGCCTTGAACGCTGCCGACGAAGCGGCCAAAGAAGGCATCAGTGCAGAAGTGATTGACCTGCGCACCGTTCGCCCGATTGATTATGCTACTGTGGTGAACTCCGTAAAGAAAACCAACCGATTGGTGATTGTGGAAGAAGCGTGGCCGCTGGCATCTATTTCTACCGACGTAGGTTTTCAGGTGCAGCGCATGGCGTTTGACTATTTGGATGCTCCCGTGCTGCGCGTAAACTCTATGGATGTGCCTTTGAGCTATGCTCCAACGTTGATAGAAGCCGTATTACCCAACGTGAAGCGCACCATGCAAGCCATCAAATCGGTTTTATACCGCAACTAA
- a CDS encoding PspC domain-containing protein, with the protein MKSLRFFWEQQLFGVCSYIGERFGISISRIRLYFIYLSFLTFGSPIFVYLVMAFWLNVRRYVRQYVNPLRGV; encoded by the coding sequence ATGAAAAGCCTGAGATTTTTCTGGGAGCAGCAGTTGTTCGGCGTTTGTTCTTACATAGGTGAGCGATTCGGTATTTCCATCAGCCGCATCCGCCTGTATTTCATCTACTTATCTTTTCTAACCTTTGGCTCGCCCATATTTGTTTATCTGGTCATGGCATTTTGGTTGAATGTACGTCGGTATGTGCGCCAATATGTCAATCCGCTGAGGGGCGTTTAG
- a CDS encoding glycosyltransferase family 2 protein, which translates to MEQPTMPSVAIVILNYNGAALLPEYLPSVLQNTPPQVRIIVADNGSTDCSLQLLRSSFPSVEIIDLQHNSGFAQGYNLALRQVKADYYLLLNSDVEVTPHWLEPLFATIGSNPQVFACQPKILSKREPQYFEYAGAAGGMIDVLGYPFCRGRLFHTTEKDEGQYNGTKSVFWASGACMLVRADLFHSLGGFDGDLFAHMEEIDLCWRAKNAGYSVLYCSESTVYHLGGGTLAYQNPRKTYLNFRNSLVALIKNENPKHLWVNLFVRMCLDGIAGVRFFLQGEWKHLWAVLRSHFYLYANIGRLKAKRAHAQRTAVAFQHPERWKGSIVWAYFVKGIRRFSDLRAG; encoded by the coding sequence ATGGAACAACCAACAATGCCTTCGGTCGCCATTGTCATTCTCAATTACAATGGCGCTGCCCTTTTGCCCGAATATTTGCCTTCTGTATTGCAAAACACCCCGCCGCAGGTACGGATTATTGTAGCAGATAACGGCTCTACCGACTGTTCGCTGCAATTGCTCCGCAGCAGTTTTCCCTCTGTGGAAATTATTGATTTGCAGCATAACAGCGGCTTTGCGCAAGGTTATAACTTGGCTTTGCGGCAAGTAAAGGCAGACTATTACCTCTTGCTGAACTCCGATGTGGAAGTAACCCCACACTGGCTCGAGCCGCTGTTTGCCACCATTGGCAGCAACCCGCAGGTTTTTGCTTGCCAGCCTAAAATCCTCTCCAAACGCGAACCGCAGTACTTTGAATACGCCGGTGCGGCGGGTGGCATGATAGATGTACTCGGCTATCCGTTTTGTCGGGGAAGGCTGTTTCATACTACTGAAAAAGATGAGGGGCAATACAACGGTACAAAGTCCGTTTTCTGGGCAAGCGGCGCATGTATGCTTGTTCGCGCCGACCTTTTCCACAGTCTCGGCGGATTTGACGGCGACTTATTTGCCCACATGGAAGAGATAGACCTGTGCTGGCGCGCCAAAAATGCAGGATACAGTGTGCTCTATTGCTCCGAAAGTACGGTTTACCATTTGGGCGGCGGCACGCTCGCTTACCAAAATCCCCGTAAAACGTACCTGAACTTTCGCAACAGTTTAGTAGCGCTGATTAAGAATGAGAATCCTAAACATCTGTGGGTGAATCTGTTTGTGCGGATGTGTTTGGATGGCATTGCAGGTGTCCGATTCTTCCTGCAAGGAGAGTGGAAACATTTGTGGGCGGTGCTGCGCTCCCATTTTTATCTGTATGCCAACATCGGTCGGTTGAAAGCAAAACGGGCACATGCACAACGCACTGCCGTCGCCTTCCAACATCCCGAACGATGGAAGGGCAGCATTGTGTGGGCTTATTTTGTCAAAGGTATTCGGCGGTTCAGCGATTTGCGGGCAGGCTAA
- a CDS encoding YbaB/EbfC family nucleoid-associated protein, with product MFDMMKMLGKVKEMQSKMAEAQEQLGNIIAEGEAGGGMVTAKANGKKQLLSVRIEKDLLKPEDADILQDLIVAAANKALENAEEQAKEYLRKQTEGFIPNIPGLDLGGLMR from the coding sequence ATGTTTGATATGATGAAAATGCTCGGCAAGGTAAAAGAAATGCAGAGCAAAATGGCAGAAGCTCAGGAACAATTAGGAAATATTATAGCCGAAGGCGAAGCAGGCGGTGGCATGGTAACTGCTAAGGCCAACGGCAAAAAGCAATTGCTTTCCGTGCGGATTGAAAAAGACCTTTTGAAGCCCGAAGATGCCGATATTTTACAAGACCTGATTGTGGCAGCGGCCAACAAGGCATTGGAAAATGCCGAAGAACAGGCAAAAGAGTATTTGAGAAAACAAACCGAAGGATTCATTCCCAATATTCCGGGCTTAGACCTGGGCGGCCTGATGCGATAG
- a CDS encoding HesA/MoeB/ThiF family protein, which produces MLTSDERLYYSRQLLLPQIGDAGQQRLRNARVLVVGAGGLGCPVLLYLAAAGIGHLGIVDGDTVAAHNLHRQILYRYTDVGQPKATVAAALLRERNPFIQISIFTEFLTPENAASIASGYDLVMDCTDRFEARYLINDVCTELGKPFVYGAIHRFEGQVSVFNLHENSPTYRCLFPTPPAEGAIQNCAEAGVMGTTAGLIGLYQANEAVKIIAQTGNPLDGRLLIVDLLNNSKHIFLIKPQTNKRKIRIEKQYTTDCQTIAKPAMRTISPQELYQQLSKGSAYFLLDVREPEEFAICHIANSVLIPMHEVPARSHELPQNMDMVVICHHGVRSAHVINYLEATGHQGKLYNLAGGVHAWALEVDNTMPTY; this is translated from the coding sequence ATGCTTACATCGGACGAGCGTTTATACTATTCGCGGCAGTTACTGCTCCCGCAAATTGGTGATGCAGGACAACAGCGACTGCGCAATGCACGGGTATTGGTTGTTGGCGCAGGGGGCTTGGGATGCCCCGTGCTGCTGTACCTTGCGGCGGCAGGCATCGGGCACTTGGGCATTGTCGATGGCGACACCGTAGCGGCTCACAACCTCCATCGGCAGATACTCTATCGCTACACCGACGTAGGGCAGCCCAAGGCAACCGTTGCCGCTGCTTTGCTGCGCGAGCGGAATCCGTTTATCCAAATCAGCATTTTTACGGAATTTCTCACACCCGAAAATGCGGCAAGCATTGCATCGGGCTATGACCTCGTCATGGATTGCACCGACCGATTCGAAGCCCGTTATCTGATTAATGATGTGTGTACGGAACTGGGCAAACCTTTTGTTTACGGGGCTATCCACCGCTTCGAGGGGCAGGTGAGCGTTTTCAACTTGCACGAAAACTCACCAACATACAGATGTCTGTTTCCTACGCCCCCTGCCGAAGGTGCTATCCAAAACTGTGCAGAGGCAGGCGTAATGGGCACTACTGCAGGGCTGATTGGCCTTTATCAGGCAAACGAGGCTGTCAAAATTATCGCACAAACAGGCAACCCCTTAGACGGGCGCTTGCTCATTGTTGATTTACTGAACAACAGCAAGCATATTTTTTTGATAAAGCCGCAAACCAACAAGCGAAAAATACGTATAGAAAAGCAATACACTACTGATTGTCAGACTATTGCAAAACCTGCTATGCGAACCATCAGCCCACAAGAATTATATCAGCAACTAAGCAAAGGCTCTGCTTATTTTCTGCTTGATGTACGCGAGCCTGAAGAATTTGCCATTTGCCATATTGCAAATTCGGTGTTGATACCTATGCACGAGGTTCCGGCGCGCAGCCACGAACTGCCGCAAAATATGGATATGGTGGTTATCTGTCATCACGGCGTGCGCAGTGCACACGTTATTAACTATCTGGAAGCTACGGGACATCAGGGCAAACTCTACAATCTGGCGGGTGGGGTGCACGCTTGGGCATTGGAAGTGGACAATACCATGCCGACGTATTGA